One Spinacia oleracea cultivar Varoflay chromosome 4, BTI_SOV_V1, whole genome shotgun sequence DNA segment encodes these proteins:
- the LOC110800455 gene encoding uncharacterized protein codes for MSSWTNFLQSSNEYEKGVEDYLDKAFSTQAIGDQITCPCKVCYHRFWHRRETIFNHLIANGIEPGTEGWHCYEKGMSSTSNTKRNVEDNTLDMHDDIERLIYDVHRDVAERYEGVGDEPNDEAKKFYKLVEDGKQELYPGCKKISKLSFLIRFYLLKCTHGLTNVATSDILDFIREALPDASNVPNSFNEAKKLIKDLGLHYDKIDACRNDCMLYWKEHEAATSCHVCHASRWKERETENQDDISNQPSKKVHNVPAKVLWHFPLKPRLQRLYMCSETAELLKWHDEERDKDELLRHPADGESWKEFDLKYPNFAKEARNVRLGLASDGFNPFRTMSTQHSTWPVVLINYNLPPWLCMKQEFLMLSLLIPGPTSPGNDIDVYLQPLVEELKDLWEYGLDTYDAEKRQTFKMHAALQSTTSDFPGYAMLSGWSTKGKFACPYCHYETDHHHLSNSNKSCYCAHRRWLDENHPWRHDMESFNGEKEERTSPDPLTGTQISSLLENWENKFGKLQPKKKYPDCPWRKSSIFHTLPYWKDCGCRHHLDVMHIEKNICDSVLGTLLDIPGKSKDHHKARLDLQEMGIREELHPLDTDDERYVLLPKASFSMTKEEKSIFCSVLKKAKLPQGCASNIARCVQVKEGKILGYKSHDAHIIMQHLLPAAIRKTLPKHVALPLIRLSGFFREICKRVINPKDLDRLQAEIVETLCELERIFPPSFFDIMVHLPIHLVDEIKRGGPVCDWWMYPIERYLGKLKSYVKNRCRPEASIAEGYLAEECLIFCSRYLNAGAKKRSKWFNKSQEKWFEIDEESPLFPKAGYPLGRKKKGKKKGNSYTLDSNTMALAHRYVLFNCQDAQVENYIKEHEEFVKKKSRDRRKRRWKEAQEHSNEFMVWFREKVELVNVPDHIKWLSIGPSRIARRYTGYFCNGYKFYTRDHDEKCKTQNSGVSLTALTPSFASSKDHNPILGNVTYYGIVKSIIEIDYWSAFSVVLFECDWFHVEVDDYGLTRVNFKKLCSKDDPFVLASQVHQVFYTQEGLEEDWYYVNRNLPRDFFYAEGQSENTYMNEVREPAEDVIPATNHDEHRNWYIEGAYDRVEVPANTEMRDDSHEDSSDIDDTDWDWMEPSK; via the exons ATGAGTAGTTGGACCAACTTCTTACAATCTAGTAATGAGTATGAGAAAGGTGTGGAGGATTATTTAGATAAAGCATTTTCTACTCAAGCAATTGGTGATCAGATTACTTGCCCGTGTAAGGTGTGTTATCACCGTTTTTGGCATCGTAGAGAGACAATATTCAATCATTTGATTGCAAACGGGATCGAGCCTGGCACTGAAGGATGGCATTGTTATGAAAAGGGTATGTCATCGACATCAAATACAAAGAGGAATGTTGAAGATAATACACTAGACATGCACGATGATATTGAACGTTTGATATATGATGTTCATAGAGACGTGGCAGAAAGGTATGAAGGGGTTGGAGATGAGCCCAATGATGAGGCTAAGAAGTTCTATAAGTTAGTTGAAGATGGAAAACAAGAGCTATATCCCGGCtgcaaaaaaatttcaaaactatCATTTCTCATTCGTTTTTACCTTTTGAAGTGTACTCATGGGTTAACTAATGTAGCAACTTCAGATATTTTGGATTTTATCCGAGAAGCGTTACCAGATGCATCCAACGTGCCTAACTCTTTTAATGAggcaaaaaaattaataaaagatCTCGGTCTTCATTATGACAAGATTGATGCATGTCGTAATGATTGTATGCTGTATTGGAAGGAGCATGAAGCTGCGACGTCTTGCCATGTTTGTCATGCTTCAAGGTGGAAAGAAAGAGAGACTGAGAACCAAGATGATATTAGCAATCAGCCATCTAAGAAAGTGCATAATGTCCCTGCAAAAGTTCTTTGGCATTTTCCTCTTAAACCAAGGCTTCAAAGATTGTACATGTGTTCAGAAACAGCAGAGCTATTGAAGTGGCATGATGAAGAAAGAGATAAAGATGAGTTATTGAGGCATCCGGCTGATGGCGAGTCGTGGAAAGAGTTTGATCTAAAGTACCCAAATTTTGCTAAAGAAGCACGTAATGTTCGTTTGGGGCTTGCAAGTGACGGATTTAATCCATTTCGAACTATGAGCACACAACATAGTACATGGCCTGTTGTTCTAATTAATTACAACTTACCACCATGGTTGTGTATGAAGCAAGAATTCTTGATGTTGTCTCTCCTTATTCCCGGGCCCACCTCTCCTGGGAATGACATTGATGTCTACCTCCAACCATTGGTTGAAGAACTTAAAGATCTGTGGGAGTATGGGTTGGACACCTATGACGCGGAGAAGAGACAAACATTCAAAATGCATGCAGCTTTACAGTCAACGACCAGTGACTTTCCAGGTTATGCTATGTTATCTGGTTGGAGCACCAAAGGGAAGTTTGCATGCCCCTATTGTCACTACGAGACTGATCATCATCACTTGAGTAATAGTAACAAATCTTGCTACTGTGCTCATCGTCGATGGTTAGATGAAAATCATCCTTGGCGGCATGATATGGAGTCTTTTAACGGAGAAAAGGAAGAGAGGACATCTCCAGATCCTTTAACAGGGACTCAAATTTCAAGCTTGTTGGAAAATTGGGAAAACAAGTTTGGAAAGTTACAACCAAAGAAGAAATATCCAGATTGTCCATGGAGAAAGTCCTCTATCTTCCACACTTTGCCATATTGGAAAGATTGCGGGTGTCGCCATCATTTGGATGTCATGCACATAGAAAAAAACATATGTGATAGTGTGCTGGGAACTTTGTTAGACATACCTGGAAAGTCAAAAGATCATCATAAGGCTCGATTAGATCTGCAAGAAATGGGTATAAGGGAAGAACTACATCCTTTAGATACAGATGACGAGCGTTATGTTTTGCTGCCCAAAGCATCATTCTCAATGACAAAGGAAGAAAAAAGCATTTTTTGTAGTGTTCTGAAGAAGGCAAAGTTGCCACAAGGTTGTGCATCAAATATTGCAAGGTGTGTGCAAGTGAAGGAGGGAAAAATATTAGGGTACAAGAGTCATGATGCTCATATAATAATGCAACATTTGCTTCCAGCAGCAATTAGGAAAACTTTACCAAAACATGTTGCGTTACCTCTTATTAGATTGAGTGGCTTTTTTAGGGAAATATGCAAGAGAGTCATCAATCCAAAAGATTTGGATCGCCTTCAAGCTGAAATTGTTGAGACTCTTTGTGAACTTGAAAGAATATTTCCACCATCCTTTTTTGACATCATGGTCCACTTGCCGATTCATTTGGTTGATGAAATAAAGCGTGGTGGACCAGTGTGTGATTGGTGGATGTACCCTATAGAAAGGTACCTCGGAAAGCTGAAATCGTATGTTAAAAACCGATGTCGCCCTGAGGCTTCTATAGCAGAAGGTTATTTGGCTGAAGAATGCTTGATATTCTGTTCTAGGTATTTGAATGCTGGTGCAAAGAAGCGATCTAAGTGGTTTAACAAAAGTCAGGAGAAATGGTTTGAAATTGACGAAGAGTCACCTTTATTCCCTAAGGCAGGTTATCCTCTTGGGAGGAAGAAGAAAGGGAAGAAGAAAGGGAATTCATACACTCTTGATTCAAACACAATGGCTCTAGCACATCGTTATGTGTTGTTTAATTGTCAAGATGCCCAAGTTGAGAATTACATCAA GGAACATGAAGAGTTTGTAAAAAAGAAGTCTAGAGACAGGCGAAAAAGAAGGTGGAAAGAGGCACAAGAGCATAGCAATGAATTCATGGTTTGGTTTAGGGAAAAGGTTGAGTTGGTTAATGTCCCTGATCATATCAAGTGGCTATCAATAGGTCCTTCTCGTATTGCAAGGAGGTACACTGGATATTTTTGTAATGGATATAAGTTCTACACTAGAGATCATGATGAAAAGTGTAAAACTCAGAATAGTGGAGTCTCTTTGACAGCTTTGACTCCAAGCTTCGCGAGTAGCAAGGATCACAATCCCATTCTTGGTAATGTCACATATTATGGGATTGTAAAATCGATAATTGAGATAGATTATTGGAGTGCATTTAGTGTTGTGTTGTTCGAGTGTGATTGGTTCCATGTGGAAGTAGATGATTATGGACTAACTCGTGTGAACTTCAAGAAATTGTGTTCTAAAGATGATCCTTTTGTCTTGGCATCACAAGTGCATCAAGTGTTCTATACTCAAGAAGGCCTTGAAGAAGATTGGTATTATGTGAACCGAAATTTGCCAAGAGACTTTTTTTATGCCGAAGGGCAATCTGAAAACACGTATATGAATGAAGTTCGTGAACCCGCGGAGGATGTTATCCCGGCTACAAATCATGATGAACACCGGAATTGGTACATAGAAGGTGCTTATGACAGAGTTGAGGTGCCTGCAAAcactgaaatgagggatgatAGTCACGAAGATAGTTCCGATATAGATGACACAGATTGGGATTGGATGGAACCATCAAAGTGA